ACGCGTCCGCCACCAGTTCCGACTCGACCAGCGGCCCGAGCTTGTACGCCCACTTGTAGACGTCCATGTTCGCGTGCAGGCACCCGGGCTGCTCCAGCTCGGTCTGCCGCTCCCGGCTCGGCTGCAGCACGTTCAGCGGCCGGGCCGGCCCGGTGAAGAACCGGAACGCGTCGAAGTGGCTGCACCGCACGCCGCGCTCCTCCACCAGCGCCGCGGTCGCGTCCGGCGAGAGGCGCAGCGGCCACGCGTTGTGCCGCACCTCCTCCTGCGTCTGCCGGTAGACCATCGCCCACTCGTGCATCCCGAAGCAGCCGAACTGCCCGGCCCGTCCCGCGGTCGCGGCCAGCAGCCCCCGGATCCACGCCACCGACTCGGCGCGCTTCGCCAGCACCGCGGCGTCGTCCGCGATCGGCCCGTTCTCCAGCGTCACGCCGTACCCCGGATGCCAGCGGCGCAGCTGCGCGGGCCGCAGCGAGTAGTACGAGAACAGGAAGTCCAGCACCGGGTGTGCGATGCCACGACGGCGGCGTTCCAGGTGCGGCACGATCCACGTGTCGACGCGTGCCTGGTGGGCCGCCTCGCGGGCACGCCAGGTGGGCTCGTCGAGGAGGGGCATCCGTCAAGCGTAGGACGACGGGCCGGATCGGGACGAGACGGGTGAACGCCGATCCGGCGCGGCCGCCCGTGGTGACGCGGATCGCCCCGGCTTCCCGCCCAGCCACGTCCGTTTCACGCTGGAGATTTAGGCTTCCGGGTATGCGCTTTGCTCGTTTCGTTCACGCCGGTGGGGTGTCGTTCGGAGTGGTCGAGGGCGAGGCCGGTGCCGGCGTCGCCGGACTGACCGTCGCCGAGATCGACCGGACGCCCTTCGAACCGGTGACGTTCACCAACAAGCGGTGGGCTCTCGCCGACGTCCACCTGCTCGCCCCGATCTTCTCCAGCAAGGTGATCGGGATCGGCCGCAACTACGCCGATCACGCCGCCGAGCTGGGCAACGCGGTGCCCAAGGAGCCGCTGATGTTCCTCAAGCCGTCGTCCTCGGTGATCGGCCCGAACGACACGATCCGTCTGCCGATCCAGTCCCAGCAGGTCGAGCACGAGGCCGAACTGGCCGTCGTGATCGGCGGCACCGGCCCGGTCAGCCGGATCGACCGCAGGGACGCCGAGAAGGTCATCTTCGGCTACACCTGCGCCAACGACGTCACCGCGCGTGACCTGCAGAAGAACGACGTGCAGTTCACCCGTGCGAAGGGCTTCGACTCGTTCTGCCCGGTCGGCCCGTGGATCGAGACCCGGCTCGACGTCTCCGACCTCGAGGTCCGCTGCGAGGTGGGCCGGCCCGGCGACGAGGTCCGCGAGGTCCGTCAGCTCGGCCGCACCAAGGACATGATCTTCGACGTCCCGTCCCTGGTCTCCTACGTCTCCCACGTGATGTCGCTGCTGCCCGGCGACCTCATCCTCACCGGCACTCCGGCCGGCGTCTCCACCATCACCGACGGTGACATCGTCTCCGTCCGGGTCGAGGGCATCGGCGAGCTGACCAACCCGGTAGCAGCCCGCTGACCTGCATCGTTGCCGTCGTCCGGGGATCTGCGGATTTACCGGGCGGCGGCCCGATTTGGCGGGCAACATGGGGTCAGGTAAAGTTCTTTCCGGCGCCGCAAGCGGGGCGCCGATGGGGTATGGGGTAATTGGCAGCCCAACTGATTCTGGTTCAGTTAGTCTAGGTTCGAGTCCTGGTACCCCAGCAACGTAACCCGAAAGGGTCACGGAGCTGGATCTGGTAAGGTTCCAGCGGTCGCCCGCGAGGGAGGCTGAGCAAGACGGCAAGGCAGGTAGGGCCACGCAAGCCAGCGCGGCGGACCTGGTAAGCTAGAAAGCGCAAGATCAAGTAAGAAAAGCAAGTCCGAGGTCCCGTCGTCTAGCGGCCTAGGACGCCGCCCTCTCAAGGCGGTAGCGAGGGTTCGAATCCCTTCGGGACTACAGACGAAGCCCGTCTCGCGAAAGCGAGGCGGGCTTCCTCCTTTTTCCATACTTCCCGCTCCACCACCCGCCGTTGGCCCTTTCCCAAAAATCCTGGCCTCGCCTCACACCCCGCTTCCCCTCACCCTTGCCTCGCCGCGATGCGACCCGGCCATGCCCACCGACCGGATTTCTCCCTCGCATCCGCACGCCCTCGCACCAAACCTTCAGGCTTGTCCCACTTCCGGCGCGGTCACTTCCCGCACGCTCCCGCGGGCACCGGTCGGCCGCAGGCGGCCTCCCTGCAAGATCCGAGGCCACTCCAGCACCCCAACCCACCCCACACCCCACACGCATCGAACTCCCAATCCCGCCTCCGCCCCGCCCGCGACCGAACCCCGCCGACGTCCTCCACCCCGCCCCCGGCCGCACCACCCCATCCCCCCTTCGCTTCCGCGCACGGTTCGCGTCCGCGTCGGTCGCCTCTCCGCATCGGCACCCGGTTTCTGGCGCCTCTGTCTGCCCGGCCCCTCTGCACACTGGCCACCTCGGCTAACCGGTCACCCCAGCGCACCGGCCGCCTCAGCTGATCGGACATTCCGGCGCGCGGGTGCGCGTGACTTGGTGAGACGCGCGGCATGCGGGTTCGGATGACACTCCTGTGCCGCGTCCCCGGGACCGTAGCTTTGCGGTCGCGCTCAGGTCCGTTGCTTGCCTGCGTGAAGATCGTCACTGTGCGGGAAGCCATGCATCGAATCCCCGGGAAGCCCACGCCTCCGGCAAGTCCGCACGTCAAATCCGCGTTCGGTTGCGAGCCGCGGCGCGGATCCGACGTGCGGATCGGTATGGCGTCCAGCTTCCCGTGGGCACGTCTGTGCCGCGTCTGGCTGCGGTAGCGGCCGAATCCGTTACTCACCCGCGTGTAGATCATCCTGTGTGCGAACCCATGCATCGAATTCGCGCGAAGCCCGGGCCTTCGGAATCCGCGCATCGGACCCGGCGCGTGTTCGCGTGACCGGCTGCGGATCGGGCGTGCGTCACGCGGCCGGCTGCGGTTGGGCGTGTGTCACGCGGCCGGGGGCGGGTACGGGCGTGTGTTGCGCGGCCGGTTGCGGATCCGGCGTGTCACGTGGGGGCCGGGGGCTTGACCGTGGCCGGTTGCGGGTGGGGCGTGCGTCACGCGGCCGGGTGGGGTCCGATGCGCCGTAGTCCGGCGTGTCCGCGCCGTCCCGTCTTCTGAGGGGTCGGCCATGCCCGCCCACCCCTGAGTGATCAATCAGGTGAGCGAAATCGCGATCCACTGGCAGGTTGGATCTATCTTTCGCACACCTGATTGATCACTCAGCCGGCGGTGAGCCTGCCTCAACGCCTATGAGCCCGATCGTCGGCCGTGCTGACCGCCGATGCCCAAGGCAGGCACACAAGGCCAAGCGGGGTAGCTGCACGCCCCGCGCCTGGCAAGTCGGAAGATCGCGAACCGCGATGTTGAGGCGCCGCTCACGCCGGCTCAGAAGCCCCACAATGGTGAGTTCCCGCTGCGGCGTACCCGCCCGCCTCGGGTGCCGGTGGCACCCGAGCCCAGCCGGGATGTGTGAGCGGAATGGCAGCCCCGAAGCCCCGGCGGGTTCGCGACGAAGCTTGGCAAGGCATGCAAGGTCGGGCTGGCGTGCCTGGCGAGTCCAGTGGCGCCGGCGGCCGGAAGGGCGGGACCAAGCTTCCGGAAGTCCCGGCGGGTTTGCGACGAAGACTGACAACGCATGCAAGGCCGGGGTGGCGTGCCGGGAGAATCCGGTGGGGCCACCGCCCGGAGTCGGCGGGCGTGAGAGCCGGGGAACCCTGGCCGTCCGGCGACGGAGTCCGGCAATGCACGCCAGGCGCCAGGCTGGACTGCCGGCTTAGGCGTGAGGCCGGGACCGGAAGCATCGGCGACGGAGACCCGCGACGCACGCGCGGTGCGGGCCGGCGAATGCGGTCGGGCCGCCGGCCGGCAAGGCGCGGAACGGCAACCCTTCAACGGAAGTCCCGGGAGCGGAAGCCAGAAACGGCAAGCCGCGAACGGCAACCCCGCGATCGGCAAGCCGCGGCGGAGGCTGGAACGGCGAGCCGCGATCGACAAGCCGGGAACGGCAACCCCGCGAACGGCAAGCCGCGATCGGCAATCCCGCGAACGGCGAGCCGGGAACAGCGAGCCGGGGCGGAGGCCGGGTGGCGGCCGGCGGGACGGGAGCTGGCCGATGTGAGTGGACGTAAAAGGGGAAACCGCGCCCGCAGGCCTCAGGGCCGTGGGCGCGGATCGTTCTAGAGTCCGGAGAGGCGCTGGCCGGCGCGGACCACGGCCATCGCGTGGCGGTCTCCGGGACGGCGGCCGAGGCGTTCGATCGGGCCGGAGATGCTGACCGCCGCGATCACCCGCCCGGTGCGGTCCCGGATCGGCGCGGAGACGCTGGCCACGCCCGCTTCCCGCTCGGCGACGCTCTGTGCCCAGCCGCGGCGGCGGACCTCGGCGAGGGTGCGGCCGGTGAACTTGCAGCGCGGCAGCAGCGGCATGACCGCCTCGGGCGGTTCCCAGGCCAGCAGGATCTGGGCGGCGGAGCCGGCCGTCATCGGCAGCACGGAACCGACCGGCACCGTGTCGCGCAGTCCGCTGGCCCGTTCGGCCGCGGCCACGCACAGCCGTTCGTCCGCGCGGCGCAGGTAGAGCTGCGCGCTCTCGCCGGTGGCGTCGCGGAGCGCGGCCATCAGTGGTTCGGCCGCGGTCAGCAGCACGTCCGGCGCGGCGTTGGCGAGCTCGCCGAGTCGCGGGCCCGGGCGCCAGCGGCCCTGTGTGTCACGGACCAGCATCCGGTGGATCTCCAAGGCCTGCGCGAGCCGGTGTGCCGTAGCGCGCGGCAGCTTGGTGCGCTCGACGAGTTCGGCCAGGCTGGCGCCGTCGACACAGGCGGCCAGGATGACCACCGCCTTGTCGAGAACGCCGACACCGCTCATACTGTGTCCCACAAGCCGAAACATACCTCCCAGAATTTAGGATGTCCAGATGGTGGGAGCCAATCCACAACCCGCTGCTCCGCGGACCCTGGCCGAGAAGGTCTGGGACGCCCACGTGGTGCGATCCGCCGAGGGTGAGCCCGATCTGCTATTCATCGATCTCCATCTCCTGCACGAGGTGACCAGCCCGCAGGCGTTCGATGGACTGCGTCTCGCGGGGCGCGCGGTGCGGCGGCCGGACCTCACGCTGGCGACCGAGGACCACAACACCCCGACCGGGTACGCGGACCCGTCGTTCAACGCCCGCCGCGGCGACCTGATGACGATCCTCGACCCGACGTCGCGCACGCAGATCGAGACGCTTCGCAAGAACTGCGCGGAGTTCG
This genomic window from Catenuloplanes niger contains:
- a CDS encoding 3-methyladenine DNA glycosylase → MPLLDEPTWRAREAAHQARVDTWIVPHLERRRRGIAHPVLDFLFSYYSLRPAQLRRWHPGYGVTLENGPIADDAAVLAKRAESVAWIRGLLAATAGRAGQFGCFGMHEWAMVYRQTQEEVRHNAWPLRLSPDATAALVEERGVRCSHFDAFRFFTGPARPLNVLQPSRERQTELEQPGCLHANMDVYKWAYKLGPLVESELVADAFALAYDIRSLDMRASPYDLADLGYPPVRVETPEGRAEYVAQQRAFAERARPLRARLIAAIDALPAGRAERPGRDPEPAVTTVR
- a CDS encoding IclR family transcriptional regulator translates to MSGVGVLDKAVVILAACVDGASLAELVERTKLPRATAHRLAQALEIHRMLVRDTQGRWRPGPRLGELANAAPDVLLTAAEPLMAALRDATGESAQLYLRRADERLCVAAAERASGLRDTVPVGSVLPMTAGSAAQILLAWEPPEAVMPLLPRCKFTGRTLAEVRRRGWAQSVAEREAGVASVSAPIRDRTGRVIAAVSISGPIERLGRRPGDRHAMAVVRAGQRLSGL
- a CDS encoding fumarylacetoacetate hydrolase family protein, which produces MRFARFVHAGGVSFGVVEGEAGAGVAGLTVAEIDRTPFEPVTFTNKRWALADVHLLAPIFSSKVIGIGRNYADHAAELGNAVPKEPLMFLKPSSSVIGPNDTIRLPIQSQQVEHEAELAVVIGGTGPVSRIDRRDAEKVIFGYTCANDVTARDLQKNDVQFTRAKGFDSFCPVGPWIETRLDVSDLEVRCEVGRPGDEVREVRQLGRTKDMIFDVPSLVSYVSHVMSLLPGDLILTGTPAGVSTITDGDIVSVRVEGIGELTNPVAAR